A part of Chiloscyllium punctatum isolate Juve2018m chromosome 27, sChiPun1.3, whole genome shotgun sequence genomic DNA contains:
- the LOC140453368 gene encoding gap junction beta-2 protein-like, whose product MDWHSLQSLLGGVNKYSTSLGKVWFSVIFIFRVLVLVVAAETVWGDEQSDFVCNTQQPGCRNVCYDRFFPISHIRLWVFQLLFVSIPSFLIGMHVHQRKKSRKNIKIFNQNADLQKVKIDAPLFRTYLVSILFKLLFEGVFMFLFYWIYEGYKMLRLVKCSEYPCPNTVDCFISRPTEKTICTIFMLVTSAVCMLLNVTELCYLIVKYSVFWYNLWISNKNQ is encoded by the coding sequence ATGGATTGGCATTCCCTTCAATCTTTGTTGGGTGGAGTGAACAAGTATTCCACATCCCTGGGGAAGGTGTGGTTCTCGGTCATTTTCATCTTCCGTGTCCTGGTCTTAGTGGTGGCAGCTGAGACTGTATGGGGAGATGAACAGAGTGACTTTGTGTGCAACACACAGCAGCCTGGTTGTAGGAACGTGTGCTACGACCGTTTCTTCCCCATCTCTCACATCAGGCTGTGGGTTTTCCAGCTCCTCTTTGTGTCCATTCCATCATTTCTCATCGGCATGCATGTTCATCAAAGGAAAAAATCCAGGAAGAACATAAAAATCTTTAATCAGAATGCAGATTTGCAGAAAGTAAAAATCGATGCCCCTCTTTTTCGAACTTACTTGGTCAGCATTTTGTTTAAGTTGCTGTTTGAAGGCGTCTTTATGTTCTTATTCTATTGGATTTATGAAGGCTATAAGATGCTCAGACTTGTCAAATGCAGTGAATATCCCTGTCCCAATACTGTGGACTGTTTCATTTCTAGACCAACCGAGAAAACGATCTGTACGATTTTCATGTTAGTGACTTCAGCTGTCTGCATGTTGCTGAATGTTACTGAACTTTGCTACTTAATTGTAAAATACTCTGTTTTTTGGTACAACCTGTGGATTTCCAACAAaaaccaataa
- the LOC140453367 gene encoding gap junction beta-2 protein-like, with protein sequence MGWYFLHSLLNGVNKYSTSLGKVWLSVIFIFRLLVLVVAAETVWGDEQSDFVCNTQQPGCRNVCYDRFFPISHIRLWVFQLLFVSIPSFLIGMHVHQRKKSRKNIKIFNQNADLQKVKIDAPLLRTYLVSILFKMLFEGVFMFLFYWIYEGYKMLRLVKCSEYPCPNTVDCFISRPTEKTIFTLFMLVISAICILLNVAELCYLIVKYCIMQWKKNLFAAARSNENKKLAVAHSSSNISTAKFDNEQKSSSDITSVF encoded by the coding sequence ATGGGATGGTATTTCCTTCATTCTCTGCTGAATGGGGTCAACAAGTATTCCACATCCCTGGGGAAGGTGTGGCTCTCGGTCATTTTCATCTTCCGCCTCCTGGTCTTGGTGGTAGCAGCTGAGACTGTATGGGGAGATGAACAGAGTGACTTTGTGTGCAACACACAGCAGCCTGGTTGTAGGAACGTGTGCTACGACCGTTTCTTCCCCATCTCTCACATCAGGCTGTGGGTTTTCCAGCTCCTCTTTGTGTCCATTCCATCATTTCTCATCGGCATGCATGTTCATCAAAGGAAAAAATCCAGGAAGAACATAAAAATCTTTAATCAGAATGCAGATTTGCAGAAAGTAAAAATCGATGCCCCTCTTTTACGAACTTACTTGGTCAGCATTTTGTTTAAAATGTTGTTTGAAGGCGTCTTTATGTTCTTATTCTATTGGATTTATGAAGGCTATAAGATGCTCAGACTTGTCAAATGCAGTGAATATCCCTGTCCCAATACTGTGGACTGTTTCATTTCTAGACCAACCGAGAAAACAATTTTCACCCTTTTCATGTTAGTGATATCAGCTATCTGCATCTTGTTGAATGTTGCTGAACTTTGCTACTTAATTGTAAAGTATTGCATTATGCAATGGAAGAAAAATCTTTTTGCAGCAGCAAGGAGCAATGAAAACAAAAAATTAGCGGTTGCTCACAGTTCATCGAATATCAGCACAGCAAAATTTGACAATGAGCAAAAGAGCAGTTCTGATATCACTTCTGTATTTTAA